A genomic stretch from Motilibacter aurantiacus includes:
- a CDS encoding glycosyltransferase family 87 protein: MTRAAEDGLVLPSVEDPVVRAASTAIGGPAGRRMLSERRWLTPVRVLLLLAVVTALLAVAGKQHCRAEGWTSSNMYFHACYSDVPALYSGRGMDQGIFPYLDEALPEGVQQVEYPVLTGLLMWLEAKLVPDGVADRATTYFDINLLFAVGFLFATVALTAWTAGRRRPWDAAMVALCPAAALAMTVNWDMLAVALLAGGMWAWARDRPALAGVLIGLGTSAKLYPALLLLPILLLAVRTGRWRPALLAGGTAAFVWLDVNVPFMIANWDGWFRFFKFSQERQEGFSSIWYALQLAGYPVPGLNAVASGLTVLLFAAIAWLALAAPRRPRLAQLTFLVVAAFVLTNKVYSPQFLLWLVPLAALARPRWRDYLVWQAGELVHFVGIWLYLGAYVDADRGLGDKAYIWTIVAHLAGTLWLVAVVVRDILKPADDPVRADGIDDDPGGGTFDKAPDVFALGPAPADAEARPPALTAPR; the protein is encoded by the coding sequence ATGACCCGGGCGGCCGAGGACGGCCTCGTCCTGCCGAGCGTGGAGGACCCGGTCGTCCGGGCCGCCAGCACGGCCATCGGCGGCCCGGCCGGCCGTCGGATGCTCAGCGAGCGGCGCTGGCTGACGCCCGTACGCGTCCTGCTGCTGCTCGCGGTGGTGACCGCGCTGCTCGCCGTGGCGGGCAAGCAGCACTGCCGGGCCGAGGGCTGGACGAGCAGCAACATGTACTTCCACGCCTGCTACAGCGACGTCCCGGCGCTCTACAGCGGCCGTGGCATGGACCAGGGGATCTTCCCCTACCTCGACGAGGCGCTGCCCGAGGGCGTGCAGCAGGTCGAGTACCCGGTGCTGACCGGGCTGCTCATGTGGCTGGAGGCGAAGCTCGTCCCGGACGGCGTGGCCGACCGGGCCACGACGTACTTCGACATCAACCTGCTCTTCGCGGTCGGCTTCCTCTTCGCCACGGTCGCCCTGACCGCGTGGACGGCCGGCCGGCGCAGGCCCTGGGACGCGGCGATGGTCGCGCTCTGCCCGGCGGCCGCGCTCGCGATGACGGTCAACTGGGACATGCTCGCCGTGGCGCTGCTGGCGGGCGGGATGTGGGCCTGGGCGCGCGACCGCCCGGCGCTGGCCGGCGTCCTCATCGGCCTCGGCACGTCGGCGAAGCTCTACCCGGCGCTGCTGCTGCTGCCGATCCTGCTGCTGGCGGTCCGCACCGGGCGCTGGCGCCCCGCGCTGCTCGCGGGCGGGACGGCAGCCTTCGTCTGGCTCGACGTCAACGTCCCGTTCATGATCGCGAACTGGGACGGCTGGTTCCGCTTCTTCAAGTTCAGCCAGGAGCGGCAGGAGGGCTTCAGCTCGATCTGGTACGCCCTCCAGCTGGCCGGCTACCCGGTTCCCGGCCTCAACGCCGTCGCCAGTGGGCTGACGGTGCTGCTCTTCGCCGCGATCGCCTGGCTCGCCCTGGCCGCGCCGCGCCGCCCGCGCCTGGCGCAGCTGACGTTCCTGGTCGTCGCCGCCTTCGTGCTGACCAACAAGGTCTACTCGCCGCAGTTCCTGCTCTGGCTCGTCCCGCTCGCGGCGCTCGCCCGCCCGCGGTGGAGGGACTACCTCGTCTGGCAGGCCGGCGAGCTCGTCCACTTCGTCGGCATCTGGCTCTACCTCGGCGCTTACGTCGACGCCGACCGAGGCCTCGGCGACAAGGCCTACATCTGGACGATCGTCGCGCACCTGGCCGGCACGCTCTGGCTGGTGGCGGTCGTCGTCCGCGACATCCTCAAGCCCGCCGACGACCCGGTGCGCGCCGACGGCATCGACGACGACCCGGGCGGCGGCACGTTCGACAAGGCCCCCGACGTCTTCGCCCTGGGGCCCGCCCCCGCTGACGCCGAGGCCCGCCCGCCGGCGCTGACCGCCCCGAGATGA
- a CDS encoding mannosyltransferase family protein, with product MSAVEDRDEASAQPAGASVAARRRLWRPVPVGDPVALREASVSALWVWVATRLGTFLLGWVAVYHFVENEPLGSYVRRWAQWDWHHFEYIARNGYDSRFDPNIEAFFPGLPLVLRAVHAVGVDGALAGLLVSLVAGAFASVALAQLGELDGPRGTGERAVLLLTLSPAAVFLAAGYTEALFLGFALPAWLCARRGQWWAAGLLGAAASTTRVTGLFLAAALVVQFVTDRPRRDWGQAPALVLPFLPVLGYMAYLRNLRGPCTPTSDEVCGWLAWQRAQERGWGRSFEWPWTVFSNTWDAAFGQSQAIAFRMDFRLELLAMAVGVALTVYLLVRREWGEATYVGLSVVALGTSTWYFSTPRASLLWFPLWIALARATVRRPKLLVLYLAAVAPLAAHWTILFVDGRWAG from the coding sequence ATGAGCGCAGTAGAGGACCGCGACGAGGCGTCCGCGCAGCCCGCGGGTGCCTCGGTCGCGGCCCGGCGCCGGCTCTGGCGCCCGGTGCCCGTGGGTGACCCGGTGGCGCTGCGGGAGGCGTCCGTGTCGGCCCTCTGGGTCTGGGTGGCGACCCGGCTCGGCACCTTCCTGCTCGGCTGGGTCGCGGTCTACCACTTCGTCGAGAACGAGCCGCTCGGCTCGTACGTCCGGCGCTGGGCCCAGTGGGACTGGCACCACTTCGAGTACATCGCCCGCAACGGCTACGACTCGCGGTTCGACCCGAACATCGAGGCATTCTTCCCCGGCCTGCCGCTGGTGCTGCGCGCCGTCCACGCGGTCGGCGTCGACGGGGCCCTGGCCGGGCTGCTGGTGTCCCTCGTCGCCGGGGCGTTCGCGTCGGTGGCGCTGGCCCAGCTCGGCGAGCTGGACGGGCCGCGCGGCACGGGTGAGCGCGCGGTCCTGCTGCTGACGCTGAGCCCTGCAGCGGTCTTCCTGGCAGCCGGCTACACCGAAGCGCTCTTCCTTGGATTCGCGTTGCCTGCATGGCTGTGCGCACGTCGCGGCCAGTGGTGGGCGGCGGGGCTGCTCGGCGCGGCGGCGTCGACGACGCGCGTCACCGGCCTCTTCCTCGCCGCCGCGCTCGTCGTCCAGTTCGTCACCGACCGGCCGCGCCGCGACTGGGGCCAGGCGCCCGCGCTGGTGCTCCCGTTCCTGCCGGTCCTCGGCTACATGGCCTACCTGCGCAACCTGCGCGGCCCGTGCACCCCGACGAGCGACGAGGTCTGCGGCTGGCTCGCCTGGCAGCGGGCGCAGGAGCGGGGCTGGGGCCGCAGCTTCGAGTGGCCCTGGACCGTCTTCTCGAACACCTGGGACGCCGCCTTCGGCCAGTCCCAGGCCATCGCCTTCCGCATGGACTTCCGGCTCGAGCTGCTCGCCATGGCCGTCGGGGTCGCGCTCACGGTCTACCTGCTCGTGCGCCGCGAGTGGGGCGAGGCGACGTACGTCGGGCTCAGCGTCGTGGCCCTCGGCACCTCGACGTGGTACTTCTCCACGCCGCGCGCGTCACTGCTCTGGTTCCCGCTGTGGATCGCCCTGGCCCGCGCCACCGTCCGCCGGCCGAAGCTCCTCGTGCTCTACCTCGCGGCCGTCGCCCCGCTGGCCGCGCACTGGACGATCCTCTTCGTCGACGGCCGCTGGGCCGGCTGA